The Ahaetulla prasina isolate Xishuangbanna chromosome 14, ASM2864084v1, whole genome shotgun sequence genome segment taagccaccctgagtcttcggagaagggcgggatataaatgcaaataaataaataaataaataaataaataaaataaataaataaagatgaaggGGCTCGaactatttaccaaagcaccagaaggtaagataagaaacaatggatggaaactaaccaaggagagaagcaacctagtagtactaaggagaaattttctaatggtgagaataattaatcagtggaacaacttaccttcagaagttgtggatgctccatcactggaggcttttaagaagagactggacagccacttgtctgaaatggtagagggtctcctgcttgtgcatggagttggatgacctataaggtcccttccgattctgttATCCTATGTTAGTCAATTCCTACAGAGGTCCTACTGTTCAAATGTAGCTTGTTAATTTTTTGGATTCCTCCTCACTATTGTTGTTGTTCCTTCCAGCTGTTGCCTTTCTGGTTGGCTACCATCAAAACAAAGCCCTTATCGGCGATCGAGGGCTTCTGCCATGCAAGCTCTACTTGGAGAGTGTGAAGCGCCATTTCAAGGGCAGAATAAACATGGAGACCTTAAGCTATGCCCCAACTCTGATCTGGTTCTTGGATTGGTCCAACATGGACAGCATCCTTGATGCCTTCGCTCTCATTGGTTTGGCCATCTCGGCTTTTGTCCTGGTCACTGGATGTGCCAACATGATCCTCATGGCTGCTGTGTGGATAATCTACCTCTCCTTAATTAACGTGGGACAGATCTGGTAAGCCCTcttgtttcttatttttctgcTTGAGAGTAGCAATAGCCTTAAcagacttataataataataataataataataataataataataataataataataataataataataataataataataataataatgttttaatttgtataccgcccttctcccgaaggactcatggcggtgaacaggcaaataaaatacaaacagaaacatacaccataattaaaacaacccttaaaaaactgattcaaattagccagaaaatttaaaataacattacaccccataaaaattacagaatttaaaacccacaattaaaattttaaatttagaatttaaaatcaagccagtccagccaaacggaataaataagttttaagttcgcagcgaaaggtcccgaggtcaggtacttgtcgaagcccggggggaagctatATACCTCCCCTTAGTGCtccaaggggtttacagagtcagcctattgccccccaacaatctgggtcctcattttaccaaccttggaaggatggaaggctgagtcaaccttgagccggtcaagatcgaacgccagactgtgggcagactcagcctgcaatactgcattctaaccactgggtcaCTACAGATCCTAGAGAGTTGGCAAGTTTCCCAGATGTGatacccccccccccgtttccctTCCTACCTTTAATTGTTTTAGATTTAGTTTGAATTTTAAGTGGGACCGCGAGTTtgttgtagtggttaaagcacgtGGGTAGAAACAGAAGAttgggcatgaagccagtcactttctctcagccttaggaaagaggcaattgcaaaccatttttgaaaaatcttgccaaggaaactgcagggacttctccaggCAGTCTTCGGGAACCAGAcacaattgaaaagaaaaaaaaaacttaaatggGAAGTTGATAGGCTGCAGAgcagagggacgcagtggcttggtggttaagacgctgagctttttgaatgaaaggttggcagttcagtggtttgaatccctagcgccgcgtaacggggtgagctcctgttacttatcccagcttctgccaacctagcacttcaaaagcacataaaaaatgcaagtagaaaaatagggaccccctttggtgggaaggtaacagcgttctgtgcacctttggtgttgagtcatgctggccacatgaccacggagttgtcttcggacagcgctggctcttcggctttgaaacagagatgagcaccgccccctagagtcaggaacgactagcacatatgtgcaaggggaatcttttacCTTTTAGGCTGCAAAACAACAGTCTTCATCTGAACTGGGGTATAAAGGCCTTTGAAATTCTCTCCTTGGACATCTTCTTCCTCTGACCACAAGCCAGAAGAAGAAACACAAAGTCCATCGGGCTGTTATAGTGGCTGCCCAGACTCCCCCTTGCCCAAATCTGTGAGCAGAGAATACGGGCAGGCCATTTAAatgagtttttttcccctcaggggaaGGAGAGATTCTCCAATAATTTCTCAAAGCTGGAAGCTACTTAATGGGTCGAGGGCAAAGCTCTTACCGATTTCTTCTGAGACCTTCTCTTGAGAAGCAAAGAAGATGGGGAGAGCAATCTCAGGAAGGTGTCCTGAAACTTTTCACCCTAG includes the following:
- the LOC131184973 gene encoding lipase maturation factor 1-like isoform X6, whose product is MAASEGELRRRWRGGGGGPAGDAPDPREPRAPPAPPLRPGSFWLTRLVLLRATAFIYSVAFLVGYHQNKALIGDRGLLPCKLYLESVKRHFKGRINMETLSYAPTLIWFLDWSNMDSILDAFALIGLAISAFVLVTGCANMILMAAVWIIYLSLINVGQI
- the LOC131184973 gene encoding lipase maturation factor 1-like isoform X4, coding for MAASEGELRRRWRGGGGGPAGDAPDPREPRAPPAPPLRPGSFWLTRLVLLRATAFIYSVAFLVGYHQNKALIGDRGLLPCKLYLESVKRHFKGRINMETLSYAPTLIWFLDWSNMDSILDAFALIGLAISAFVLVTGCANMILMAAVWIIYLSLINVGQIWSSFYPPRKDGRLTQP
- the LOC131184973 gene encoding lipase maturation factor 1-like isoform X3 codes for the protein MAASEGELRRRWRGGGGGPAGDAPDPREPRAPPAPPLRPGSFWLTRLVLLRATAFIYSVAFLVGYHQNKALIGDRGLLPCKLYLESVKRHFKGRINMETLSYAPTLIWFLDWSNMDSILDAFALIGLAISAFVLVTGCANMILMAAVWIIYLSLINVGQICRIRGRKRLSSCLEENEKIRCCQRSCGITLIGSMEEVTR